In Trifolium pratense cultivar HEN17-A07 linkage group LG7, ARS_RC_1.1, whole genome shotgun sequence, a genomic segment contains:
- the LOC123898134 gene encoding nucleobase-ascorbate transporter 2-like has protein sequence MEPPKQEEICHQPMDQLHGIEYCIDSNPSWVESIILGFQHYILALGTAVMIPSFLVPLMGGTDGDKVRVVQILLFVEGINTLLQTLFGTRLPTVMGGSYAFMVPIISIIHDSKLASIEDPHLRFVNTMRAVQGAMIVASSLQIILGFSQLWAICSRFFSPLGMVPVIALSGFGLFNRGFPVVGRCVEIGIPMLLLFIVFSQYLKNFNARQLPILERFALLISTTMIWAYAHLLTESGVYKNSPELTQHNCRTDRANLISSAPWIKIPYPIEWGAPTFDVGHAFGMMAAVLVSLIESTGAYKAASRLASATPPPPHVLSRGVGWQGIGVLLNGLFGTLTGPTVSVENVGLLGSTRVGSRRVIQISAGFMIFFSMLGKFGAFFASIPFPIFAAMHCVLFGLVASVGLSFLQFTNMNSMRNLFITGVALFLGMSIPEYFREYTSKALHGPTHTKARWFNDFVNTIFFSSSTVAFIVAVFLDNTLDYKNSSKDRGMPWWTKFRTFHGDTRNEEFYTLPFNLHRFFPPS, from the exons ATGGAACCTCCAAAGCAAGAGGAAATATGCCATCAACCAATGGACCAACTTCATGGCATAGAGTACTGCATAGATTCAAACCCTTCTTGGG TTGAGTCAATAATTCTGGGTTTCCAGCATTATATTCTGGCTTTAGGAACTGCAGTTATGATTCCTTCATTTCTTGTGCCTTTGATGGGTGGAACTGAT GGTGATAAAGTGAGGGTGGTGCAGATTCTACTTTTTGTAGAAGGAATTAATACACTTTTGCAGACACTCTTTGGAACTAGGTTACCAACAGTGATGGGAGGGTCTTATGCATTCATGGTACCAATTATATCCATTATTCATGACTCCAAATTGGCTTCCATTGAAGACCCACATTTG AGATTTGTTAACACTATGAGAGCAGTTCAAGGTGCAATGATAGTAGCATCAAGCTTACAAATTATTTTGGGCTTTAGTCAATTATGGGCCATTTGTTCTAG GTTTTTCAGTCCACTTGGAATGGTTCCAGTAATTGCATTATCTGGTTTCGGGTTATTTAACCGAGGGTTCCCTGTG GTTGGCCGTTGTGTCGAAATTGGAATTCCCATGTTACTTCTGTTTATAGTCTTCTCTCAG TACTTGAAGAATTTTAATGCAAGACAGCTACCGATATTAGAGAGATTTGCGTTGCTTATATCAACGACAATGATATGGGCTTATGCACATCTCTTAACAGAAAGTGGAGTATACAAAAACAGTCCAGAATTAACTCAACATAATTGCAGAACAGATAGGGCTAACCTCATTTCTTCTGCTCCATG GATAAAGATTCCATACCCTATTGAGTGGGGTGCTCCTACATTTGATGTTGGTCATGCTTTTGGCATGATGGCTGCTGTTTTGGTCTCCTTAATTGAG TCAACTGGGGCATACAAAGCTGCATCACGGCTAGCAAGTGCAACACCGCCTCCTCCTCATGTTCTGAGCCGCGGTGTTGGCTGGCAGGGAATTGGAGTCTTGTTGAATGGACTATTTGGAACACTGACTGGTCCAACAGTTTCTGT AGAGAATGTAGGGCTTCTAGGAAGCACTCGCGTTGGAAGTCGACGAGTCATTCAAATTTCAGCTGGCTTTATGATATTCTTCTCAATGTTAG GAAAATTTGGTGCCTTTTTTGCATCAATACCCTTTCCCATTTTTGCTGCTATGCACTGTGTCCTTTTTGGTCTTGTGG ctTCTGTGGGGCTATCATTTTTGCAGTTTACTAACATGAACTCAATGAGAAATCTCTTTATAACTGGGGTTGCCCTTTTCTTGGGCATGTCTATTCCTGAGTATTTCAGAGAATACACTTCCAAGGCCCTTCATGGTCCTACTCATACAAAGGCTAGATGG TTCAATGATTTTGTCAATACTATCTTCTTCTCATCCTCAACTGTTGCATTTATTGTTGCTGTGTTCTTGGACAACACACTTGATTACAAGAATAGCTCCAAAGATAGGGGAATGCCATGGTGGACCAAATTTAGAACATTTCATGGAGATACCAGGAATGAAGAATTCTACACCCTCCCTTTCAACCTCCACCGGTTTTTCCCTCCATCTTAA
- the LOC123898131 gene encoding calmodulin-binding receptor kinase CaMRLK-like, translating into MKPRKNMKPFYKFLILLSLITLTESSSSSCNIENKNLVSKAFQFVSGFNTSLFQTNSFNCSSKGEINIIELQSKNLTGNISWRYLRNMTKLELLDLSGNFLQGQIPNWFWRSFSSLSKVNLSNNRFGGSIALTTKTKPISQNGSFFSSSLQKLNLSHNRFTNQVQLSVFHNLKILDLSYNNLNTLPYGFQNLTNLNYLDLSNCNIKGNIKPISYLKSLSSLNLSNNSLNGSFPFDFPSLNNLKFLNISNNNFNSSISLNKFIKKFGKSSFIHAGNNFNSNNNNKSSKKVPNIHSNSISNSTLPHHSQQLHMKKTKPIHNEKTEHKHKQKQKSKTKTVIIATVSSVSSIVFVVLCIWAILVYKKKRTLAKKNKWAISISKPITGLTTAVKMEKSGPFAFETESGTSWVADLKEPTSASVVMFEKPLMNITFVDLMNATSYFGKDSQLAEGRCGPVYRAVLPGELHVAIKVLENARDVDHDDAVDTFVDLSQLKHPNLLPLSGYCIAGKEKLVLYEFMSNGDLGRWLHELPTGETNVEDWSSDTWEIQNGVGSQTPSPEKMGWPTRHRIAIGVARGLAFLHHAGSKPVVHGHLVTSNVLLADDFEPRIADFGFRKFGQQCPPNCSTETDVYCFGAVLMELLTGKPGTAETVVWVRKLVREGHGVRAIDERMKLDGGDSENQMVESLRVAYLCTAESPAKRPTMQQVLGLLKDIHPRGGHRLS; encoded by the exons ATGAAACCAAGAAAAAATATGAAACCCTTTTATAAGTTCTTGATTCTCCTATCACTTATTACTCTCACagaatcatcatcttcttcatgcAACATTGAAAACAAGAACCTAGTATCAAAAGCTTTCCAATTTGTCTCAGGATTCAACACTTCCTTATTCCAAACAAATTCCTTCAACTGTTCTTCAAAGGGTGAAATTAACATCATAGAACTTCAATCCAAAAACTTAACAGGAAACATCTCATGGAGATACCTAAGAAACATGACAAAGTTAGAGCTTCTTGATCTTTCTGGAAATTTTCTACAAGGTCAAATACCAAACTGGTTTTGGAGAAGTTTTTCAAGTTTGTCAAAAGTGAATCTTTCTAACAACAGATTCGGTGGAAGCATTGCATtgacaacaaaaacaaaacccatTTCTCAAAATGGTTCCTTTTTCTCATCTTCACTACAAAAACTCAATCTTTCACATAACAGGTTCACAAATCAAGTTCAACTTTCAGTTTTTCATAACCTTAAAATCCTCGACCTTTCATACAACAACCTTAACACTTTACCTTATGGTTTTCAAAACCTTACAAATCTTAACTATCTTGATCTCTCAAACTGTAACATCAAAGGTAACATAAAACCCATTTCTTACCTTAAATCACTTTCTTCCTTAAACCTTTCAAATAACTCTTTGAATGGTAGTTTCCCTTTTGATTTTCCATCTCTTAACAACCTTAAATTCCTCAACATCTCAAACAATAACTTCAACTCTTCAATTTCCTTAAACAAATTcatcaaaaaattcggaaaatcaTCATTCATTCACGCTGGTAACAACTTCaattccaacaacaacaacaaatcatCCAAAAAAGTACCAaacattcattcaaattcaatttcaaattcaacTCTACCACACCACTCCCAACAACTCCATATGAAAAAGACAAAACCCATTCACAATGAGAAAACagaacacaaacacaaacaaaaacaaaagtcaaaaacaaaaaccgtGATTATTGCCACAGTTTCCTCAGTATCATCAATTGTTTTTGTCGTGTTATGCATCTGGGCAATCTtagtttacaaaaaaaagagaACTTTAgccaaaaaaaacaaatgggCAATTTCAATATCAAAACCAATAACAGGATTAACAACAGCCGTTAAGATGGAGAAATCTGGACCGTTCGCTTTTGAAACAGAATCAGGAACATCATGGGTAGCTGATCTGAAAGAACCAACATCAGCATCAGTTGTAATGTTTGAGAAACCATTGATGAACATTACATTTGTTGATCTTATGAATGCCACGTCATACTTTGGAAAAGATTCTCAGTTAGCTGAAGGTAGATGTGGGCCAGTTTATCGTGCTGTTTTACCAGGTGAGTTACACGTGGCAATCAAGGTTCTTGAAAATGCTAGAGACGTTGATCATGATGACGCTGTTGATACTTTCGTTGACTTATCTCAGCTTAAACATCCTAATCTTTTGCCTCTCTCCGGTTATTGTATTGCAG gGAAGGAGAAGCTAGTGTTGTACGAGTTTATGTCAAATGGAGACTTAGGCAGGTGGCTACACGAACTACCAACGGGTGAAACCAACGTGGAGGATTGGAGTAGCGACACGTGGGAAATTCAAAATGGCGTCGGTTCACAAACCCCCTCACCAGAAAAAATGGGTTGGCCAACACGACACCGTATCGCTATAGGAGTAGCGCGTGGTCTAGCTTTTCTCCACCATGCAGGTTCAAAGCCTGTCGTTCACGGCCATTTGGTAACATCAAATGTCCTTCTCGCTGATGATTTTGAGCCTCGAATTGCTGATTTTGGGTTCCGAAAATTCGGGCAGCAATGTCCTCCGAATTGCAGCACCGAAACAGATGTTTATTGCTTTGGTGCGGTGCTTATGGAGCTTTTAACGGGGAAGCCTGGTACAGCAGAGACGGTTGTTTGGGTGAGGAAGCTTGTAAGAGAAGGTCATGGAGTGAGGGCGATTGATGAAAGGATGAAACTCGACGGTGGTGACTCAGAGAATCAAATGGTGGAGAGTCTTCGAGTTGCGTATTTATGTACTGCCGAGTCACCTGCGAAGAGGCCCACTATGCAACAAGTTTTAGGGCTTCTCAAAGATATTCATCCAAGAGGCGGACATAGATTGAGTTGA